The genomic DNA TGGAGGTGATCTACGATTCCATCGAGAACACTGATCCCGATGACTTTGAAAAGGCCCTTGAGAACGTAGGTATCACTGCTTCTTTCCTGTTCTGACCCCAAAAGGAGTGATACGCGGGGCGCCTGCGGGCGCCCCTTTTCTTTTGCGGGCCCGTTGGCACCCGGGCACTTGTGGGTCAGCAAAGCTGCCCTATAAAGGTGTTATGACAACACATCCGCCAGAATCTACACATTCGCTTCTTGATGACGTCCAGGGCATGTCGCTTGGCATCTTTCTTGCCGCGGTTGGTCTGAACATATTGACCACGGTTGGGCTGATTACCGGACAGACAGCCGGAATTGCGGTGATTATTTCTTACCTCAGCGGGTATTCATTCGGTGTGGTCTTCTTTGCGGTAAACCTGCCGTTCTATGTGCTGGCGTGGAAACGTCTGGGCGCCACATTTACCATTAAGTCGCTGATCTCTGTGACGCTTCTGTCAGTGCTGAGCGAGATCATCCCGCTTGGCATGGTATTCTCGTATATTGACCCGCTATTGGGTGCGCTGACATTT from Yoonia rosea includes the following:
- a CDS encoding YitT family protein; amino-acid sequence: MTTHPPESTHSLLDDVQGMSLGIFLAAVGLNILTTVGLITGQTAGIAVIISYLSGYSFGVVFFAVNLPFYVLAWKRLGATFTIKSLISVTLLSVLSEIIPLGMVFSYIDPLLGALTFGALLGVALLVLFRHNGSLGGLGVVALLIQDTTGFRAGYAQLIFDALIFGLAFFLFDPLLVFYSLVGAVVLNLIIAINHRRDRYVAR